One stretch of Anaerolineae bacterium DNA includes these proteins:
- the sufB gene encoding Fe-S cluster assembly protein SufB yields the protein MSTDERLLEGLDEYRYDFKTPERYVFKARKGLDEEIVRQISYMKGEPEWMLEFRLKALKHFMERPMPNWGADLSKLNFDDIYYYIKPTDREGRSWDEVPEEIKETFERLGIPEAERKFLAGVGAQFESEMVYHRVLESLEQQGVIFKSIEDGLRDHPDLFREYFGTVVPYTDNKFAALNSAVWSGGSFVYVPPGVKVDLPLQAYFRLNAANIGQFERTLIIIDEGAQAHYVEGCTAPIYSTDSLHTGVIEVIVKRGARFRYTTIQNWSHNVYNLVTQRALVYEHATMEWVDANVGSKVTMKYPSCVLLGEGAHGEVLSMAFASKGQHQDAGAKMIHVAPNTTSKIVSKSISKDGGRASYRGLLKVYPGATGVKSSVVCDALILDPQSQSDTYPYMEIEEDDVTIGHEATVSKVNDEQLFYLMSRGLSEEEAATMIVAGFIEPLVKELPMEYAIEMNRLIQLQMEGSVG from the coding sequence ATGAGCACCGACGAACGACTGCTGGAAGGTCTGGACGAATATCGCTACGACTTCAAAACCCCAGAGCGCTATGTGTTCAAGGCCCGCAAGGGGTTGGATGAAGAAATCGTGCGCCAGATTTCTTACATGAAGGGTGAGCCGGAGTGGATGTTGGAGTTCCGGCTGAAGGCGCTCAAACACTTTATGGAACGGCCCATGCCCAATTGGGGTGCGGACCTTTCGAAATTGAATTTCGACGACATTTACTACTACATCAAGCCCACGGACCGGGAAGGGCGTTCGTGGGATGAGGTGCCTGAGGAGATCAAGGAGACCTTTGAGCGTTTGGGCATTCCCGAGGCCGAGCGCAAGTTCTTGGCCGGTGTGGGTGCTCAGTTCGAGTCAGAGATGGTTTACCATCGGGTGCTTGAATCCCTGGAACAGCAGGGCGTCATTTTCAAGAGCATTGAGGATGGTCTGCGCGACCACCCTGACCTGTTTCGGGAGTATTTTGGCACCGTGGTGCCTTACACCGATAACAAGTTCGCCGCGTTGAACAGCGCCGTGTGGTCCGGTGGCTCTTTCGTCTATGTGCCGCCGGGGGTGAAGGTGGATTTGCCCTTGCAGGCTTACTTCCGCCTCAACGCGGCCAATATTGGGCAATTCGAGCGCACGCTGATCATCATCGATGAGGGCGCTCAGGCTCACTATGTGGAGGGTTGTACCGCGCCTATCTACTCCACCGATTCGTTGCACACGGGCGTCATCGAGGTCATCGTCAAACGTGGGGCGCGTTTCCGCTACACCACCATCCAGAACTGGTCGCATAATGTATACAACCTGGTCACCCAGCGGGCTTTAGTGTACGAGCACGCTACCATGGAGTGGGTGGACGCCAATGTGGGCTCGAAGGTGACGATGAAGTATCCCTCCTGTGTGCTGCTGGGCGAGGGGGCCCACGGTGAGGTGCTTTCCATGGCCTTTGCCTCCAAGGGGCAGCACCAGGACGCGGGTGCCAAGATGATCCATGTGGCCCCCAACACCACGAGCAAGATCGTCTCCAAGTCCATCTCCAAGGACGGCGGTCGGGCTTCGTACCGGGGATTGCTCAAAGTGTATCCTGGGGCCACAGGCGTCAAGTCCAGCGTGGTCTGCGATGCCTTGATTCTGGACCCGCAGTCCCAGTCGGACACTTATCCCTACATGGAAATCGAAGAGGACGATGTGACCATCGGCCATGAGGCTACGGTTTCCAAGGTGAACGACGAGCAGTTGTTCTACCTGATGAGCCGTGGTCTGAGCGAAGAGGAAGCCGCGACGATGA